The DNA region AGAGATGGACATGCCTCGAACTCCACAGACACCCAACAGTGAGATGGAATATCTACTCACTTAAACACACAGGGCTTCATATCTTCATATATGTGTAAAACGAAACTGACCCATTCACTAATCACTTGATCAGTCTTAATAGGGTACAGATATTTGAACAGCGACTTCATGTTCAATATCAGTTATGAAATAGGgctaaaaaagttaattataatgTCACGGCAATGGTATTGCTTTTTTTAGCTGTAGAAAACGTGCACATTTAAACACCTAGCCAGGTATTTACATATTTTCACACTCCATACATTAAATGTCTCtcacaactttatttttattttcaagtgtGCTGGGAAGCATTGACATTTCTGTAAATGTACAGTAGTCAAATAACATTGACATAAAAATTTTTATAACCTTTGTGTAACTAGTCACCATTTAAGCTTTTTGTGATTCAAGTTTATTAGTATAGCACTCTCACAATATGTGTTTCAAAGCAGCGTTACAGAGCGTGCTTTTGTCAATGTTACTTAAAAACTCTTGATGTAAGAAATTTGTTTTCAAAGCATAGCTGTTCAGTGTAGGTATGCATAATTGTTATAAAGATCCCATAAAAACAAatagttttgtgtatttgaatCATCATTTGGCTTTTGTTAGACATTGACCATTGAGGTCATAGACAAAATAGACCAAATAAATATGATGACTCATTCACATGTTATTATTGACATATCTTGCCCGGATATCAACATAACTTAACTTACAGTAGGAAACCTAAATATTACATGCTTACGTGTACTGTGCTTTGGTCTGTTTGTGCAGCCCCTGGATTCCCAATGCAGGGTTTTCCTAATGGATACCCAGGATACCCAATCAGTGCAGACTCATCGCAGCCCTCTCTCCCCAACGACCACAGACTCAGCCTCATGGGACTGGATGACCAAGTGAGAACAAACACCTGCCTGTGCATACATTCAGTAGCCATAAAAAGTATCTGGAAGCTCAAGCAGCATTGTATTTGAAAAATGGTAAATgggctgcatttatatagcgctttcaacagaccacatggccatccaaagcactttaaaattttcctcacattcacccattcattcACACtaactgcggtgtcagccattcaaggcaccatccagctcgtcaggagcagttggggttaggtgtcttgctcaagaacacctcgacacttggtcaggtggagccggggattgaaccaccaaccttccagtttgtagacaacctacatgaaccactgagccactgcaaCAATAACTCTAGACCTTTTCtcaaaacatcacttttttttattcatttttgcaaccctgtttaaagggatagttcacccaaaaatgggaATCgtcataattttttcattttgttgcaaacatgtaaacaagtattttttagatattttaaaggatgtttTTACTCCATAAAAGAAAGCCATTGGGGTCTAAAATACAGAGctccacacatgacatgcaggaaaaaatagtaggctaaattgtgtgcacgattgactaattaattccctcaatgtactaaaacgtgcacacgattactattgcgttccctcgatttactatttcgttcactcgaattatacatttttaattcagctTACCCTGATTTTAGTGGACAGTTTGTTCAAACAGGGGTTCTAGCAGAATAACCACAGGGTTAGGTTCATCACATTCAAATTCATAAGATTAACTTTTATGTTTCACTAACATTTAAAACTTCACAGCTTctaacaaaatattttcttaaatgaCACTTGATTTGATGTTGTGTTATCGAATGCAGTGACATTAATAtgcttaaagggtaagttcacccaaaaaggaaaattgtgtcattaatgactcaccctcatgtcgttccaaacccgtgagacctccgttcatctttggaacacagtttaagatattttagatttagtccgagagctcttagtccctccattgaaaatgtgtgtatggtatattgtccatgtccagaaaggtaataaaaacatcatcaaagtggtccatgtgacatcagagggtcagttagaatttgttgaagcatcgaaaatacattttggttcaaaaataacgaaaaaaatatgaattcattcatcattgtcttctcttccgggtctgttgtgagcgcgttcactgcagtttagtaatatccggtttgcgaatgaatcacttgatgtaaccggatcttcttgaaccagttcaccaaatcaaactgaatcgtttgaaacggttcgtgtctccaataagcattaatccactaatgacttgagctgttaacttttttaatgtggctgacactccctctgagttcaaataaaccaatatcccggagtaattcatgtactcaatcagtacactgactaaactgctgtgaagagagaactgaagatgaacatcgagccgagccagataacgaacgaaagattgactcatttAAGTagtaaatatagatatttttcttacacaaacacatcacTTTGCTCCAAGACATTTATTGACCCTCTGGAGCCATGTGgaacactttttatgatggatggatggactttaATTTGCTTCAAAATCTGGACCACTACCCACCTTCATTATAaatcttggaagagccaggacattttttttaataactgaaattgtatttgtctaaaagaaaaaatatcatatacacctaggcggtttgagggtgaataaatcatggggtaatttcaatttttgtgtgaaatatctctttaaatgaaaataaaaatacttttgagGGCTttgtacatttgaaaaataatattacttaCCTCGAAATGAATTAGAAGAAGTGGACCTTTTTCACATTTCTGGGGTTCTGATAGGTTCATGATAGCATTTCTATGACTTTGagaaagaggaaataaaaatattgactGATCGATTATGTTGGTTAGAAGGGAGAAAGACGCCAAACATGTCACCTCATTAGCCAGTGTATTAGAAAccaaatttcattcatttaatgcCAAGGTAATAAAACACAAAGTACAGTGTTATAAAtctacataattattattatttttttattaaaacatagaAAGTCCTTTAGATGTAAACACATGCAGTATAAAGGGGAACTATGTAGAATCTTTTTCAAGgtgttaaaatgttcataatgcTAAATCTAGGTAAATAATGTGCTGTCAGTTACTTAAACATCAGTTTAACTAACCTTTCCATTTGTTTCCAGACCCATACGTATGTGAATACAGTGGGCATGGAAACTGACCTCTCAAGCCGCCACTGTGTCCACTCCCTGCCTGAAGTACGGCCCACCACCTACCCAGAAACCTCAACTACCACCACCATACGTGGGGGCCCAGTCCCAGGCCAGCCCAGCATGCACTGCTGCCCCCTGGACGACCCTCACAAAGACCCTCAGGTCTTCCTCCAGCCTGGAGCCCAGGAGGTGAAGTTCATGTTGGGTCCGACCCCAGCACAGCGCCACCTTATGGAAAGAGACAGAGACCGCCACGTCACTCACCCGCTTCGAGCGGCAGATGGCAGCTCCGAAACAGAAGGAGAGGAGACTCCGTCTGTACACATGTGCAACACACACTCTTACCACCATTGCCATCATCTAATGCACCGACACTCTAGCATGGAGCCTTGCCCAGAAAGTCAGCTGACGTACGAGAATATCAACGGACTCCGAGGAGCACGTAGGCAAAGGCTGAGTCCGAGCACTGTGTCTCAATCTCAGTCTTTGGGCTCCAGTAGCAGTAGCAGCACCACCGGTGATTCCCGCACACACACGCATCCGCACTCCCTGCcgctcacacacacgcaccctTCCTCACTGCCTCCGCAGGGATACGGCTGTGACCGGGGAATGGGGGTCAGTGGTCATCGGCGCACAGCGTTGCTCAACTATGAGAACCTTCCATCGCTCCCCCCGGTTTGGGAATACCGTGCGCTTCAGCGTGAGGAAGAAGAGGATcaggatgaagacgaggatgAGGACGAGtatgaagaggaagaggaagaagaatatGATGAGTATGAATATTCTGAAGGGCCCGCAACCCCAAACGGATACCATCAGGAGAGTGGCGGCAGCGCTGGGATTCATCGTGATGCCCTGCAGAACTATGTCAACACTGAACAGGTGCGTCAATAAAAGCACCAGTAAATACATGTGGAGAACATGCCAAATCCAATTCCAGGGTATAATCAAGGAATTAAAATAGTcactaaaactattattattattttttatatatatatatttatatagatatatgaatactgaatatacattaaataaattgtcagtcaaaaattataatgcaaagttaatactactactactactactactactactactaataataatactataaatgTCAGGGAAATTTCtagaatgaatatttatttaaaaagttatgcTTAGCTCTAGATTTATTTAATTGGTTATTGTTCTTTGAAAGTTCTGTATgaagttttttaattatttcatgaaaaatcattggtcaaaattataaatattataaataaataagtaaaatctgTGGAATTTCAAgagtgaatatatattttatagttttgctTAGCACTAAATTATGATATTGCTCTTTAAGAGTGCAGGCtgtgtaaaatcaaatgtaatttttttgttagaAAATCATTTGTAGAAAGAGTGGAATCGCTGTCACTTCTAACACTAAATATGTGTGTAAACAAAAGCACAAGCAAATACAAGTAGAGAATATACCAAATCTAATTCAAGGGAAATATCagggaattgtaaaaaaaaaaaaaaaagttatttccagGCCTGGACAGTCACATAGATTAATAAAATGACATATaagttaataaaatgtaataaatgtgaaaaataaatataataaattaactcttaaattaactataataatcatAGTCAGGAAGATATATAGAGTATATGtgtatatagttttataattATGCTTAGCTCTGAAATAATGTAATTGGCTAAGTGTTGCTCTTTGAGAGTCCAatcttaaataatgaaaaaaatcagaGAAAGTCATTGGTTGATGTAAACCCTGTGACTGGTAGCACTGAAACTTACTTACATGCAAACTCTTACCAGCTCCAGCCTCCGACACGTCTCCGTCACGCTTGCCCTCCGCACCCTCACGCGCCTGAGAGGCCCAACCGGGTTTTCAACTTCGATTTCAGACGTCAGCGAGCAGGGCGTGGCAGCACCACCTGCGAGCAGCACAGCCGTCACCCGCCTCCTCCTCCCTCTCGCCAGCTCAACTACATCCAGGTGGAGCTGGAGGCTGAGCCCTCCGGTTGCTCGGGACATGGAGGCGGGGCTCCGGTACCACAGAGACCTCCTCCCCTCAGACGTGGGATGGCTGCCGCCGCAGCCGCCCCATCCTCCCGCCGTGGAGAATGCTACGCCGTGATTGACCTGAAGAAGACAGCAGCCATGTCCAACCTACAGAAGGCTCTCCCTCGGGATGACGGCACCTCACGGAAGACACGGCACAACAGTACCGACTTGCCTCTGTGAGA from Carassius auratus strain Wakin chromosome 6, ASM336829v1, whole genome shotgun sequence includes:
- the LOC113094835 gene encoding fibroblast growth factor receptor substrate 2-like — its product is MGSCWSCLYRDTIRDNHLNKFKVTNVDDEGNELGSGTMELTQTELILHTRKRDAIRWPYLCLRRYGYDSNLFSFESGRRCQTGQGIFAFKCSRAEEIFNLLQELMQCNSINVVEEPMLMTRPGHAPEMDMPRTPQTPNTPGFPMQGFPNGYPGYPISADSSQPSLPNDHRLSLMGLDDQTHTYVNTVGMETDLSSRHCVHSLPEVRPTTYPETSTTTTIRGGPVPGQPSMHCCPLDDPHKDPQVFLQPGAQEVKFMLGPTPAQRHLMERDRDRHVTHPLRAADGSSETEGEETPSVHMCNTHSYHHCHHLMHRHSSMEPCPESQLTYENINGLRGARRQRLSPSTVSQSQSLGSSSSSSTTGDSRTHTHPHSLPLTHTHPSSLPPQGYGCDRGMGVSGHRRTALLNYENLPSLPPVWEYRALQREEEEDQDEDEDEDEYEEEEEEEYDEYEYSEGPATPNGYHQESGGSAGIHRDALQNYVNTEQLQPPTRLRHACPPHPHAPERPNRVFNFDFRRQRAGRGSTTCEQHSRHPPPPPSRQLNYIQVELEAEPSGCSGHGGGAPVPQRPPPLRRGMAAAAAAPSSRRGECYAVIDLKKTAAMSNLQKALPRDDGTSRKTRHNSTDLPL